Genomic segment of Streptomyces longhuiensis:
AGCTGCCGTACGGGGACACACAGGTCCCCGGCGAGGGCGAGCTCGCGCAGGCGCTGCTCGGCCTGACCCGCGAGTACGACGCGACGAACGGCGGGTTCGGCGGCGCGCCCAAGTTCCCGCCGTCGATGGTGATCGAGTTCCTGCTGCGCCACTACGCCCGCACCGGCGCCGAGGGCGCGCTCCAGATGGCCGACGACACCTGCGAGCGGATGGCGCGCGGCGGGATCTACGACCAGCTCGGCGGCGGCTTCGCGCGCTACTCCGTCGACCGCGAGTGGGTCGTGCCCCACTTCGAGAAGATGCTCTACGACAACGCGCTGCTGTGCCGCGCGTACGCGCATCTGTGGCGGGCCACCGGTTCGGAGACGGCCAGGCGGGTCGCGCTGGAGACCGCGGACTTCATGGTGCGGGAACTGCGGACGAACGAGGGCGGGTTCGCGTCCGCGCTGGACGCGGACAGCGAGGACGCCGAGGGCCGCCACGTCGAGGGCGCGTTCTACGTGTGGACGCCCGAGCAGCTGCGCGAGGTGCTCGGGGACGCGGACGCCGCGCTGGCCGCCCAGTACTTCGGCGTGACGCAGCAGGGCACCTTCGAGGAGGGCGCATCGGTTCTCCAACTCCCCAAGCAGGATGTCGAGTTCGACGCTGCTCGGATCGAGGACGTGCGGCGCAGGCTGTTCGCGGCGCGCGCCGAGCGGCCGGCACCCGGCCGGGACGACAAGATCGTCGCCGCGTGGAACGGCCTGGCGATCGCCGCGCTCGCGGAGACCGGGGCGTACTTCGACCGCCCGGACCTGGTGCAGGCCGCGCTCGCCGCCGCCGATCTCCTCGTACGGCTCCACATGGACGCGCGGGCGCGCATCGCCCGTACCAGCAAGGACGGCCGCGCCGGCGCGAACGCCGGGGTCCTGGAGGACTACGCGGATGTCGCCGAGGGCTTCCTCACGCTGGCGTCCGTGACCGGCGAGGGGGTCTGGCTGGAGTTCGCCGGGTTCCTCCTCGACCATGTCCTCGACCAGTTCACCGACGCGGAGTCCGGCGCGCTGTACGACACGGCGGCCGACGCGGAGCAGCTGATCCGCAGGCCGCAGGACCCGACCGACAACGCGGCGCCCTCGGGCTGGAGCGCGGCGGCGGGCGCGCTGCTGTCGTACGCGGCGCAGACCGGGTCGGAGCCTCACCGCACCGCCGCCGAGCGGGCGTTGGGCGTCGTGCGGGCGCTCGGCCCGCGCGCGCCGCGCTTCATCGGGCACGGGCTCGCCGTCGCGGAGGCGCTGCTCGACGGGCCGAAGGAGGTCGCCGTCGTCGGCGAGATCGGCGGTGAACTCCACCGCACGGCGCTGCTCGGCACGGCGCCCGGAGCGGTCGTCGCGGCGGGCCGACCCGGCTCCGGCGAACTGCCGTTGCTGGCGGACCGGCCGCTCGTCGACGGCCGCCCGGCCGCGTACGTGTGCCGCAACTTCACCTGCGACGCCCCCGTCACCGACGCCCAGCAGCTCGCGGTGAAGCTGCAGGACTGAAGCGAGCCGGACGCCGTCGAGCCCTGCCTGATCCGAGAGAGGCCCTAGAGACCGTTCCTGAACGTCTCCAGCGTGCGGTCCATGAGGTCGCGCAGCTCGTCCCGGTGGCCGTGCTCGGCCCAGTACAGGGTGGTCTCCATGAGCGCGCCGACCAGCGCCATCGCGTAGACGCGGACCTCGAGTCCGTCGGCGTCGCGGCCGGTGCGCTCGCCGATCACCCGGCACAGCAGTTGCCCGGTCACGGACATGGACTCCATCATCCGGGAGCGCACCGCGGGCACCTCGACCTGGAGTCTGGTCCGCAGCCGTGACACCTCGGGATCGTCGTCGAACCCGAGGTGCACGGCCTGCGCGATCACGTGCTTCAGCGAGTCGACGATCGACTCGTCCGAGGGCCGCGCCCGCAGCTCGGACTCCAGGACCGCGTCGTACTCGTCCGTGAGGACGATGTCCTCCTTGGTCGGGAAGTACCGGAACACCGTGGACGGCGACACCTCGGCGGCCTCGGCGATCTGCTCGACCGTCGTCGCGTCGTACCCCTGCTCGGTGATCAGGCGGT
This window contains:
- a CDS encoding thioredoxin domain-containing protein; translation: MPNRLAHETSPYLLQHADNPVDWWPWSADAFEEARRRGVPVLLSVGYSSCHWCHVMAHESFEDETTAALMNERFVNIKVDREERPDVDAVYMEAVQAATGQGGWPMTVFLTPEAEPFYFGTYFPPEPRHGMASFPQILEGVAQAWAERKDEVAEVAAKIVGDLSGRELPYGDTQVPGEGELAQALLGLTREYDATNGGFGGAPKFPPSMVIEFLLRHYARTGAEGALQMADDTCERMARGGIYDQLGGGFARYSVDREWVVPHFEKMLYDNALLCRAYAHLWRATGSETARRVALETADFMVRELRTNEGGFASALDADSEDAEGRHVEGAFYVWTPEQLREVLGDADAALAAQYFGVTQQGTFEEGASVLQLPKQDVEFDAARIEDVRRRLFAARAERPAPGRDDKIVAAWNGLAIAALAETGAYFDRPDLVQAALAAADLLVRLHMDARARIARTSKDGRAGANAGVLEDYADVAEGFLTLASVTGEGVWLEFAGFLLDHVLDQFTDAESGALYDTAADAEQLIRRPQDPTDNAAPSGWSAAAGALLSYAAQTGSEPHRTAAERALGVVRALGPRAPRFIGHGLAVAEALLDGPKEVAVVGEIGGELHRTALLGTAPGAVVAAGRPGSGELPLLADRPLVDGRPAAYVCRNFTCDAPVTDAQQLAVKLQD
- a CDS encoding TetR/AcrR family transcriptional regulator, whose translation is MSPMAASARSTPAADRPGMGLRERKKLKTRVAIRDATYRLITEQGYDATTVEQIAEAAEVSPSTVFRYFPTKEDIVLTDEYDAVLESELRARPSDESIVDSLKHVIAQAVHLGFDDDPEVSRLRTRLQVEVPAVRSRMMESMSVTGQLLCRVIGERTGRDADGLEVRVYAMALVGALMETTLYWAEHGHRDELRDLMDRTLETFRNGL